In the genome of Pseudarthrobacter sp. IC2-21, one region contains:
- a CDS encoding IS630 family transposase, which translates to MANIAPALVVSDSQRALLEVLAKSQTASHREVQRAQVLLMAAEGLANDSIAKVAGLSPGTVRSWRARFEAEGLAHLGEVRAGRGRKPVIPQSKIDEIVDLTRNSKPEGHTHWSVRTMAAKVGVSPAQVQRIWAARGLKPHLVDTFKLSNDPKFEEKLIDVVGLYLNPPEKAIVLCMDEKSSIQALDRTQPSLPMTKGRAETMTHDYKRNGTTTLFAALDVATGKVIGSCLPKHRHEEFLVFLKTINKEVPRGLDVHLILDNYATHKHPDVKAWLVRNPRFQLHFTPTSSSWLNLVERWFRELTDKALRRGAFHSVPDLITKIEEYLAAHNTEPKPLVWTATADSILKKVARGRVALETIKQN; encoded by the coding sequence ATGGCGAACATTGCTCCTGCTTTGGTGGTTTCTGATTCCCAGCGTGCTTTGTTGGAGGTGCTCGCGAAGTCGCAGACGGCGTCCCATCGCGAGGTTCAGCGGGCGCAGGTGTTGTTGATGGCCGCGGAGGGGTTGGCCAATGATTCGATCGCGAAGGTTGCCGGGCTGAGTCCGGGGACGGTCAGGTCGTGGCGGGCCCGGTTCGAGGCAGAAGGCTTGGCCCACTTGGGCGAGGTGCGTGCCGGGCGTGGCCGCAAGCCGGTCATTCCACAGTCCAAGATCGATGAAATCGTTGATCTGACGCGCAATTCCAAGCCCGAAGGACACACGCACTGGTCGGTGCGGACGATGGCCGCGAAGGTGGGTGTGTCCCCGGCGCAGGTTCAGCGGATCTGGGCGGCCCGGGGCTTGAAACCACACCTCGTGGATACTTTCAAGCTCTCCAACGATCCGAAGTTTGAGGAAAAACTCATCGATGTCGTTGGTCTGTATCTGAACCCGCCGGAGAAGGCGATCGTGCTGTGCATGGACGAGAAATCCTCGATCCAGGCCCTGGACCGCACCCAGCCGTCCCTTCCGATGACGAAGGGCCGGGCCGAAACAATGACCCATGACTACAAACGCAACGGCACCACCACCTTGTTCGCCGCCCTGGACGTGGCCACCGGAAAAGTCATCGGCTCGTGCCTGCCCAAGCACCGGCACGAGGAATTCCTGGTGTTCCTCAAAACCATCAACAAGGAAGTCCCGCGCGGTTTGGACGTCCATCTGATCCTGGACAACTACGCCACCCACAAACACCCGGACGTGAAGGCCTGGCTGGTCAGAAATCCGAGGTTCCAGCTACATTTCACCCCCACCTCATCCTCGTGGCTGAACCTGGTCGAGCGCTGGTTCAGGGAACTGACCGACAAGGCATTACGCCGCGGTGCGTTCCATTCGGTACCGGATCTGATCACCAAAATCGAGGAGTACCTCGCCGCCCACAACACCGAACCCAAGCCCCTGGTATGGACCGCGACCGCAGACTCAATCCTTAAGAAAGTAGCCCGCGGCCGCGTCGCCCTCGAGACCATCAAACAAAACTGA
- the purU gene encoding formyltetrahydrofolate deformylase has product METEHVLTVNCAESPGIVHAITGYLLDHDCDIIDTKHFGDRQAQQFFMRVHFASGKKAFSTEELRRDFEPLAAEWAMNWQLEPNGRKRRVLVMVSKFGHCLNDLLFRARTGDLPVEIVAVVSNHTDHQALVEWHNIPFFHLPVTKETKPAQEARLLELVDEFDVELVVLARYMQVLSDELSAKLTGKTINIHHSFLPSFKGAKPYHQAYDRGVKTVGATAHYVNAELDEGPIIAQQVIEVDHTHTAEDLVRVGRDAECKALSNAVRWHCEGRVMLDGGRTVILR; this is encoded by the coding sequence ATGGAAACCGAACACGTCCTCACCGTCAACTGCGCCGAGTCCCCGGGCATCGTCCACGCGATCACCGGGTACCTGCTGGACCACGACTGCGACATCATCGACACCAAGCACTTCGGTGACCGTCAGGCTCAGCAGTTCTTCATGCGCGTGCACTTCGCGTCCGGCAAGAAGGCTTTCAGCACCGAGGAGCTGCGCCGCGACTTCGAGCCGCTGGCAGCCGAGTGGGCCATGAACTGGCAGCTGGAGCCGAACGGCCGGAAACGCCGGGTCCTGGTGATGGTGTCCAAGTTCGGGCACTGCCTCAACGACCTGCTGTTCCGTGCTCGCACCGGGGACCTGCCGGTGGAGATCGTGGCCGTGGTCTCCAACCACACGGATCACCAGGCGCTGGTGGAGTGGCACAACATCCCGTTCTTCCACCTGCCGGTCACCAAGGAAACCAAGCCGGCCCAGGAGGCGCGGCTGCTGGAACTGGTGGACGAGTTTGATGTGGAGCTGGTGGTCCTGGCCCGCTACATGCAGGTCCTCAGCGACGAGCTCTCGGCGAAGCTGACGGGCAAAACCATCAACATCCACCACTCGTTCCTGCCCAGCTTCAAGGGTGCCAAGCCGTACCACCAGGCGTACGACCGCGGCGTGAAAACCGTCGGCGCCACGGCACATTACGTCAACGCCGAGCTGGATGAGGGGCCGATCATCGCCCAGCAGGTCATCGAGGTGGACCACACGCACACCGCCGAGGACCTGGTCCGGGTGGGCCGCGACGCCGAGTGCAAGGCGCTGTCCAACGCGGTGCGCTGGCACTGTGAAGGCCGGGTCATGCTCGACGGCGGGCGGACAGTCATTCTGCGCTGA
- the cycA gene encoding D-serine/D-alanine/glycine transporter, whose amino-acid sequence MSSKTINSPGTPPHLERQLSNRHIQLIAIGGAIGTGLFMGSGKTISAAGPSVIFVYMIIGFMLFFVMRAMGELLLSNLHYKSFSDFAADLLGPWAGFFTGWTYWFCWVITGIADVIAIAAYSEELWPGIPLWIPGIATVIILLVLNLATVKAFGETEFWFALIKIIAIAALIIVGLFMIFSGFQSDAGPATFTNLWSHGGMFPNEFMGFVAGFQIAVFAFVGIELVGTTAAEAKDPEKNLPKAINSIPIRVLLFYVGALIILISVTPWTEFRAGHSPFIAMFSLAGLGAAATIVNLVVLSSAMSSANSGIYSTSRMVYGLAQEGDAPGVFSRLSRRKVPQNALFLSCVLLLSGVILMYAGKDIAKAFDMVTTVSAVCFVFVWSIILASYLKFRSRRPHLHENSKFKMPGGIPMVWVVFAFFAFVLWALTTQPDTLTALLVTPIWFVILVVAWVIMRKRPSHLARYAEFQKDLAGEKVVAEEKAIADADAQVAAAKAPREH is encoded by the coding sequence GTGAGTTCTAAAACCATCAATTCCCCGGGCACGCCGCCCCACCTGGAGCGGCAGCTCAGCAACAGGCACATCCAGCTGATCGCCATTGGCGGCGCAATCGGCACTGGCCTGTTCATGGGCTCCGGCAAAACCATCTCCGCGGCCGGCCCGTCAGTCATCTTCGTCTACATGATCATCGGCTTCATGCTGTTCTTCGTTATGCGGGCCATGGGCGAGCTCCTGCTCTCCAACCTGCACTACAAGTCCTTCAGCGATTTCGCCGCTGACCTGCTGGGCCCGTGGGCCGGTTTCTTCACCGGCTGGACCTACTGGTTCTGCTGGGTGATCACCGGCATCGCGGATGTCATCGCCATCGCCGCCTACTCGGAGGAACTCTGGCCGGGAATTCCCTTGTGGATCCCGGGCATCGCCACCGTCATCATCCTCCTGGTCCTGAACCTCGCCACCGTCAAGGCTTTCGGTGAGACCGAGTTCTGGTTCGCCCTGATCAAGATCATCGCCATCGCAGCCCTGATCATTGTTGGCCTGTTTATGATTTTCAGTGGTTTCCAGTCCGACGCCGGCCCTGCCACCTTCACCAACCTGTGGAGCCACGGCGGCATGTTCCCGAACGAATTCATGGGCTTTGTAGCCGGCTTCCAGATCGCCGTGTTCGCGTTCGTGGGCATTGAACTCGTAGGCACCACCGCCGCCGAGGCCAAGGACCCGGAGAAGAACCTGCCCAAGGCCATCAACTCCATCCCCATCCGCGTGCTGCTCTTCTACGTAGGCGCCCTCATCATCCTGATCTCTGTCACCCCGTGGACCGAGTTCCGGGCCGGCCACAGCCCGTTCATCGCCATGTTCTCCCTGGCCGGCCTCGGCGCTGCAGCCACCATCGTGAACCTGGTGGTGCTGTCCTCGGCCATGTCCTCGGCCAACTCCGGCATCTACTCCACTTCCCGCATGGTCTACGGCCTGGCCCAGGAAGGCGACGCACCCGGCGTGTTCAGCCGCCTGTCCCGCCGCAAGGTCCCGCAGAACGCCCTGTTCCTCTCCTGCGTCCTGCTACTCTCCGGCGTCATCCTCATGTACGCGGGCAAGGACATTGCCAAGGCGTTCGACATGGTCACCACCGTGTCCGCCGTCTGCTTCGTCTTTGTCTGGTCCATCATCCTGGCCAGCTACCTGAAGTTCCGCTCACGCCGCCCGCACCTGCACGAAAACTCCAAGTTCAAGATGCCCGGCGGTATCCCCATGGTCTGGGTGGTGTTCGCGTTCTTCGCCTTCGTCCTCTGGGCCCTGACCACGCAGCCGGACACCCTGACGGCGCTCCTGGTGACCCCCATCTGGTTCGTCATCCTCGTGGTTGCCTGGGTCATCATGCGCAAGCGCCCGTCCCACCTGGCCCGCTACGCCGAGTTCCAGAAGGACCTCGCCGGCGAGAAGGTGGTGGCCGAGGAGAAGGCCATCGCCGACGCCGACGCCCAGGTGGCCGCCGCGAAAGCACCCCGGGAGCACTAA
- a CDS encoding methylenetetrahydrofolate reductase, protein MMFPVRIEVIPSTGIVDQVRQTVPLTTTLTVTCLPHHGIERTMRAAVELSMLGYTVIPHLAARSVPSRAQLTDILRDCDVAGIGEVFVVGGDRKDPAGPYRSALPLLEDIAQYTGGRMRAGVAGYPEGHPSVAALDLIDALQEKQHLATSVVTQMCFSAPKILDFAALLRREGVDLPVWAGVAGSVPRTKLVTLATQIGVGSSLKFLSRKGPLARRLLSGDRYSPNSLMAGLHGQPGIAGIHLYSFNNLEAVPDEVGPASSPKALQPALIQGAAREF, encoded by the coding sequence ATGATGTTCCCTGTAAGAATCGAAGTCATCCCCTCCACGGGGATCGTGGACCAGGTGCGGCAAACGGTTCCGCTGACCACCACGCTGACCGTGACGTGCCTGCCGCACCACGGCATCGAACGGACCATGCGCGCCGCGGTGGAGCTGAGCATGCTCGGCTACACCGTCATCCCGCACCTGGCCGCCCGCAGCGTGCCGAGCCGGGCCCAGCTGACCGACATCCTGCGCGACTGCGATGTTGCGGGCATCGGCGAGGTGTTTGTGGTCGGCGGCGACCGGAAGGATCCGGCCGGCCCGTACAGGTCGGCGCTGCCGCTGCTCGAAGACATCGCCCAGTACACCGGGGGCCGCATGCGCGCCGGGGTGGCCGGCTACCCGGAAGGCCACCCCTCGGTGGCCGCCCTGGACCTGATCGACGCCCTCCAGGAAAAGCAGCACCTGGCCACGAGCGTTGTCACCCAGATGTGTTTCTCCGCCCCGAAAATCCTTGACTTCGCGGCGCTCCTGCGCCGCGAGGGCGTGGACCTGCCCGTCTGGGCGGGCGTGGCGGGGTCCGTCCCGCGGACCAAACTGGTCACCCTGGCCACGCAGATCGGCGTCGGAAGTTCCCTGAAGTTCCTGAGCCGCAAAGGCCCGCTGGCGCGCAGGCTGCTCAGTGGCGACCGCTACTCTCCCAACTCCCTGATGGCGGGGCTGCACGGCCAGCCCGGCATCGCCGGGATCCATCTTTACAGTTTCAACAACCTCGAAGCGGTCCCCGACGAAGTGGGTCCCGCATCTTCCCCCAAGGCACTCCAGCCGGCACTTATTCAAGGAGCAGCACGTGAGTTCTAA
- the lipA gene encoding lipoyl synthase yields MTLAPEGRKLLRVEQRNSAVPVERKPEWIKAKVQMGPEYVQLKNLVKKEGLHTVCEEAGCPNIFECWEDKEATFLIGGSECTRRCDFCQIDTGKPSPVDMFEPTKVARSVQAMQLRYATVTGVARDDLADEGVWLYAETVRKIHELNPGTGVELLIPDFSGKPEHIAAICDSKPEVFAHNVETVPRIFKRIRPAFRYERSLDVISQGRALGMVTKSNLILGMGETREEISEALRDLHEAGCDLITITQYLRPSERHLPVDRWVKPQEFVDLQDEANEIGFLGVMSGPLVRSSYRAGRLWATAMRKKGWEIPAQLAHIESSGSTRQEASSLLAAHAS; encoded by the coding sequence ATGACATTGGCACCAGAAGGCCGGAAGCTGCTGCGCGTTGAGCAGCGTAACTCCGCTGTACCCGTGGAGCGGAAGCCGGAGTGGATCAAGGCCAAGGTCCAGATGGGTCCGGAGTATGTCCAGCTCAAGAACCTGGTCAAAAAAGAAGGCCTGCACACGGTCTGTGAAGAGGCCGGCTGCCCGAACATTTTCGAGTGCTGGGAAGACAAGGAAGCCACGTTCCTGATCGGCGGCTCCGAATGCACCCGGCGCTGTGATTTCTGCCAGATTGATACCGGCAAGCCGTCCCCGGTGGACATGTTCGAACCCACCAAGGTGGCCCGCTCGGTGCAGGCGATGCAGTTGCGCTATGCCACGGTCACCGGGGTGGCCCGGGATGACCTCGCCGATGAGGGTGTGTGGCTGTACGCCGAGACGGTCCGGAAGATCCACGAGCTGAACCCGGGCACCGGGGTGGAGCTGCTGATCCCGGACTTCTCCGGCAAGCCCGAGCACATCGCGGCGATCTGTGATTCCAAGCCCGAGGTGTTCGCGCACAACGTGGAGACCGTGCCGCGGATTTTCAAGCGGATCCGGCCGGCGTTCCGGTATGAGCGGTCCCTGGATGTCATCAGCCAGGGCCGGGCCCTGGGCATGGTGACCAAGTCCAACCTGATCCTGGGCATGGGCGAGACCCGCGAGGAAATCTCCGAAGCCCTGCGGGACCTGCATGAGGCCGGCTGTGACCTGATCACCATCACCCAGTACCTGCGCCCGTCCGAGCGGCACCTGCCGGTGGACCGCTGGGTCAAGCCGCAGGAGTTCGTGGACCTGCAGGACGAGGCGAACGAGATCGGCTTCCTCGGGGTCATGAGTGGCCCGCTGGTCCGTTCCTCCTACCGTGCCGGCCGGCTCTGGGCCACCGCGATGCGGAAGAAGGGCTGGGAAATCCCGGCCCAGCTCGCCCACATCGAGTCCTCCGGCAGCACCCGCCAGGAAGCCAGCTCACTGCTGGCCGCCCACGCCAGCTGA
- a CDS encoding L-serine ammonia-lyase — translation MAVGVFDLFSIGIGPSSSHTVGPMRAAAVFAEEVRTAGVLGRVAGLRVDLYGSLAATGHGHGTMTAILLGLEGFHPEKILPAEVEERLAAIAETGMLNLAGAGEGGGVQLPYGVTDMILRPLTILPRHTNGMTFTVSDENGEELHKATFFSVGGGFIVRDGEEDAALKELDESKKELPLPFRTAAELLGRCQSKGLSIGEIMFVNERASRTEEEIREGLLHIYSVMEECVEVSLKREGLLPGGLKVRRRAPDWHERLLKEDKDRDPKYWQEWVNLIALAVNEENASGGRVVTAPTNGAAGIIPAVLYYALHFAPGMDKATQEDRDDVVVKFLLTAGAIGVLYKEQASISGAEVGCQGEVGSASSMAAAGLAEVMGGTPQQVENAAEIAMEHNLGLTCDPIGGLVQVPCIERNAIAAAKAINAAKMALWGDGTHRVSLDEVIVTMRETGKDMSSKYKETAMGGLAVNVVEC, via the coding sequence ATGGCCGTTGGAGTCTTTGATCTCTTTTCCATTGGCATTGGGCCGTCGAGCTCGCACACTGTGGGGCCGATGCGCGCTGCCGCCGTGTTTGCCGAGGAGGTGCGGACCGCCGGTGTCCTGGGCAGGGTCGCCGGGCTGCGGGTTGATCTGTACGGGTCACTCGCCGCGACCGGCCACGGCCACGGCACCATGACGGCCATCCTGCTGGGCCTGGAGGGGTTCCACCCCGAAAAGATCCTGCCGGCCGAGGTGGAGGAGCGGCTCGCCGCGATCGCCGAGACCGGGATGCTGAACCTTGCCGGCGCCGGTGAAGGCGGCGGCGTGCAGCTTCCCTACGGCGTCACGGACATGATCCTGCGCCCGCTGACCATCCTGCCGCGCCACACCAACGGCATGACCTTCACGGTCAGCGACGAAAACGGCGAGGAACTCCACAAAGCCACGTTCTTCTCCGTGGGCGGCGGCTTCATTGTCCGCGACGGCGAAGAGGACGCGGCCCTGAAGGAGCTCGACGAGTCCAAGAAGGAACTGCCGCTGCCGTTCCGCACGGCCGCCGAACTGCTGGGCCGGTGCCAGTCCAAGGGCCTGTCCATCGGCGAGATCATGTTCGTCAACGAACGCGCCTCCCGCACCGAGGAGGAGATCCGCGAAGGGCTGCTGCACATCTACTCCGTCATGGAGGAGTGCGTGGAAGTCAGCCTCAAGCGCGAAGGTTTGCTGCCCGGGGGACTGAAGGTCCGCCGTCGTGCGCCTGATTGGCACGAACGCCTCCTCAAGGAGGACAAGGACCGGGACCCCAAGTACTGGCAGGAATGGGTGAACCTGATCGCCCTGGCGGTCAACGAGGAGAACGCATCCGGCGGCCGCGTGGTCACCGCGCCCACCAACGGCGCGGCCGGCATCATCCCCGCGGTCCTGTACTACGCACTGCATTTTGCACCCGGGATGGATAAGGCAACACAGGAAGACCGCGACGACGTTGTGGTCAAGTTCCTGCTCACGGCCGGTGCCATCGGGGTGCTTTACAAGGAACAGGCGTCCATTTCGGGCGCCGAGGTGGGCTGCCAGGGCGAGGTGGGTTCGGCGTCGTCCATGGCGGCGGCAGGGCTCGCGGAGGTCATGGGCGGCACACCCCAGCAGGTGGAGAACGCCGCGGAAATCGCGATGGAACACAACCTGGGCCTGACCTGCGATCCGATCGGCGGCCTGGTGCAGGTTCCCTGCATCGAGCGGAACGCCATCGCGGCGGCTAAGGCCATCAACGCGGCCAAGATGGCGCTCTGGGGCGACGGCACCCACCGGGTGTCGCTGGACGAGGTGATTGTGACCATGCGGGAAACCGGCAAGGACATGAGCTCCAAGTACAAGGAAACAGCCATGGGCGGCCTCGCCGTCAACGTAGTGGAATGCTAA
- the glyA gene encoding serine hydroxymethyltransferase, producing the protein MSTTAEATFEQVVSPSLNADLSTLDPEVAVKIDAELTRQRDGLEMIASENHTAVAVMQAQGSVLTNKYAEGYPGKRYYGGCEHVDVIEQLAIERVKALFGAEFANVQPHSGAQANASVMHALIKPGDTIMGLSLAHGGHLTHGMKINFSGKLYNVVPYQVREDTHTIDMAEVERLALETKPQLIVAGWSAYARQLDFAEFRRIADLVGAYLMVDMAHFAGLVAAGLHPSPVPHAHVVTSTTHKTLAGPRGGIILSNDPAIAKKINSAVFPGQQGGPLEHVIAGKAVAFKIAATPEFKERQERVLAGASILADRLVQPDVTAKGISVISGGTDVHLVLVDLRNCELDGQQAEDRLAAIDITVNRNAVPFDPRPPMVTSGLRIGTPALATRGFGEAAFREVADIIAEALIADADADLSGLRHRVEALAAAHPLYPGL; encoded by the coding sequence GTGAGCACCACAGCTGAAGCCACTTTCGAGCAGGTGGTCTCCCCGAGCCTGAACGCCGACCTGAGCACGCTGGACCCGGAAGTCGCCGTCAAGATCGACGCCGAACTCACCCGCCAGCGTGACGGCCTGGAAATGATCGCCTCGGAGAACCACACCGCCGTCGCCGTCATGCAGGCCCAGGGCTCGGTCCTGACCAACAAGTACGCCGAGGGCTACCCGGGCAAGCGCTACTACGGTGGCTGCGAGCATGTGGACGTCATCGAGCAGCTGGCCATCGAGCGGGTCAAGGCACTGTTCGGTGCCGAGTTCGCCAACGTGCAGCCGCACTCCGGCGCGCAGGCCAACGCCTCGGTCATGCACGCGCTGATCAAGCCGGGCGATACCATCATGGGCCTGAGCCTGGCCCACGGCGGCCACCTCACGCACGGCATGAAGATTAACTTCTCCGGCAAGCTCTACAACGTGGTCCCGTACCAGGTCCGCGAAGACACCCACACCATTGACATGGCCGAGGTGGAGCGCCTGGCTCTGGAAACCAAGCCGCAGCTCATCGTTGCCGGCTGGTCGGCGTACGCCCGCCAGCTGGACTTCGCCGAGTTCCGCCGGATCGCTGACCTGGTGGGCGCTTACCTGATGGTGGACATGGCGCACTTCGCCGGACTGGTGGCAGCAGGCCTGCACCCGAGCCCGGTGCCGCACGCCCACGTTGTCACCTCAACCACGCACAAGACCCTCGCCGGTCCGCGCGGCGGCATCATCCTCTCCAACGATCCCGCGATCGCCAAGAAGATCAACTCCGCTGTCTTCCCCGGCCAGCAGGGCGGCCCGCTGGAGCACGTCATCGCCGGCAAGGCCGTGGCCTTCAAGATCGCGGCAACGCCGGAGTTCAAGGAACGCCAGGAACGCGTCCTCGCGGGCGCCAGCATCCTGGCCGACCGCCTGGTCCAGCCGGACGTCACCGCCAAGGGAATCTCCGTGATCTCCGGCGGCACCGACGTGCACCTGGTCCTGGTTGACCTGCGCAACTGCGAGCTGGACGGCCAGCAGGCCGAGGACCGCCTGGCCGCGATTGACATCACCGTCAACCGCAACGCCGTGCCGTTCGATCCGCGCCCGCCGATGGTCACCTCCGGTCTCCGCATCGGTACCCCCGCCCTGGCCACCCGTGGTTTCGGCGAGGCAGCGTTCCGTGAAGTTGCGGACATCATCGCCGAGGCATTGATTGCCGACGCCGACGCGGACCTTTCCGGCCTGCGTCACCGGGTTGAGGCACTCGCCGCAGCCCACCCGCTTTACCCGGGGCTCTAG
- the gcvH gene encoding glycine cleavage system protein GcvH, translating to MAKVAAELKYSAEHEWIAADGDGPSTVGVSAVAAEALGDIVYVDLPEVGTTVTAGETCGEIESTKSVSDLYSPVTGEVTEINDDAVADPALINSDPYGAGWLFKVTVTEEGPLLSAQEYAEANGGEL from the coding sequence ATGGCCAAGGTTGCCGCTGAACTGAAGTACTCCGCCGAGCACGAGTGGATCGCCGCTGATGGCGACGGCCCGTCGACTGTTGGCGTGTCCGCTGTTGCCGCCGAAGCACTGGGCGACATCGTGTACGTGGACCTGCCCGAGGTTGGTACCACGGTGACTGCCGGCGAGACCTGCGGCGAGATCGAGTCCACCAAGTCCGTCTCGGACCTGTACTCACCGGTCACCGGCGAGGTCACCGAGATCAACGACGACGCCGTGGCCGATCCCGCTCTGATCAACTCGGATCCCTACGGTGCCGGCTGGCTGTTCAAGGTCACCGTGACCGAAGAAGGCCCGCTGCTCTCCGCGCAGGAATACGCCGAAGCCAACGGCGGCGAACTGTGA
- the gcvT gene encoding glycine cleavage system aminomethyltransferase GcvT — protein MTENYTALYEEHKKLGASFTDFGGWQMPLKYSSELAEHHAVRKAAGLFDLSHMGEVWVSGSAAGAFLDYALVGKLSAIADGKAKYSLICNADGGIIDDLIVYRFGDEKYLVVPNAGNAPTVAAALAERAADFDVKVEDASAETSLIAVQGPKAEAILLKLTDEAQHALITDLKYYAFNELTIAGHDVILARTGYTGEDGFELFIPNADAADLWAKVAEAGEEFGIIPCGLASRDSLRLEAGMPLYGNELSLERSPFDAGLGPVVALKSKEGDFVGRSALEAAKEAGSKRKLVGLKGLGRRAGRGGYPVLKDGNVVGEVTSGQPSPTLGYPVALAYVDVEHAELGTALDVDLRGKAEPFEVVALPFYKRQK, from the coding sequence ATGACTGAGAACTACACCGCGCTCTACGAAGAGCACAAGAAGCTCGGCGCCTCCTTCACCGATTTCGGTGGCTGGCAGATGCCCCTGAAGTACAGCTCCGAGCTGGCCGAACACCACGCGGTCCGCAAGGCTGCCGGCCTGTTCGACCTCTCCCACATGGGCGAAGTCTGGGTCAGCGGCTCCGCCGCCGGCGCGTTCCTGGACTACGCCCTCGTGGGCAAGCTCTCCGCCATCGCGGACGGCAAGGCCAAGTACTCGCTGATCTGCAACGCCGACGGCGGCATCATCGATGACCTGATCGTCTACCGTTTCGGGGACGAGAAGTACCTCGTGGTCCCCAACGCGGGCAACGCACCCACCGTGGCCGCGGCCCTGGCAGAGCGCGCCGCAGACTTCGACGTGAAGGTGGAGGACGCCTCCGCGGAGACCTCGCTGATCGCCGTCCAGGGCCCGAAGGCCGAGGCCATCCTGCTCAAGCTGACCGATGAGGCCCAGCACGCGCTGATCACGGACCTGAAGTACTACGCGTTCAACGAGCTCACCATCGCCGGCCACGATGTCATCCTGGCCCGCACCGGCTACACCGGCGAGGACGGCTTCGAACTGTTCATCCCGAACGCCGACGCCGCTGACCTGTGGGCCAAGGTGGCCGAAGCCGGCGAAGAGTTCGGCATCATCCCGTGCGGCCTCGCGTCCCGCGACTCGCTCCGCCTGGAAGCCGGCATGCCGCTGTACGGCAACGAGCTTTCCCTCGAGCGTTCACCGTTCGACGCCGGCCTGGGCCCGGTTGTGGCGCTCAAGTCCAAGGAAGGCGACTTCGTGGGCCGCTCCGCCCTCGAAGCTGCCAAGGAGGCCGGTTCCAAGCGCAAGCTTGTGGGCCTGAAGGGCCTCGGCCGCCGCGCCGGCCGTGGCGGCTACCCGGTCCTCAAGGACGGCAACGTCGTGGGCGAAGTGACCTCCGGCCAGCCCAGCCCCACCCTCGGCTACCCTGTTGCACTGGCCTACGTCGACGTCGAACACGCCGAACTGGGCACCGCCCTGGACGTGGACCTGCGCGGCAAGGCAGAGCCTTTCGAGGTCGTCGCCCTCCCGTTCTACAAGCGCCAAAAGTAG